The Mycolicibacterium smegmatis genome has a window encoding:
- a CDS encoding fatty acid desaturase family protein — protein sequence MSTPTYTLTPDQAEEFGRELDAIRERVIADLGERDATYIRNVIKAQRTLEVGGRALLFGGIFPPFWLAGTAMLAVSKILDNMEIGHNVMHGQYDWMGDPALSSKTFEWDTACPADQWRHSHNYMHHTYTNIVDMDRDIGYGILRMSPDQKWSPYYLGNPVYAFLLMVLFQYGVALHELETERIRAGEISIADKREVLREIWHKTKAQTVKDYVAFPLLAGPFAPLVFAGNLTANLTRNVWAFMIIFCGHFPEGTQEFSREQAENESRGMWYFRQLLGSANLTGGKWFHILSGNLSFQIEHHLFPDIPAHRHAEISAEVREICERYGLPYNSGPLVKQFGTVVRKIVRLAFPWGSKPENPEPAGKPAETPAEPVSDTEPEAELALAH from the coding sequence ATGAGTACACCCACCTACACCCTGACCCCTGACCAGGCCGAGGAGTTCGGGCGCGAACTCGACGCCATCCGTGAGCGCGTGATCGCCGACCTCGGCGAGCGCGACGCCACCTACATCCGCAACGTCATCAAGGCCCAGCGCACGCTGGAGGTAGGCGGCCGGGCGCTGCTGTTCGGCGGCATCTTCCCGCCGTTCTGGCTGGCCGGCACCGCGATGCTGGCGGTGTCCAAGATCCTGGACAACATGGAGATCGGGCACAACGTCATGCACGGCCAGTACGACTGGATGGGTGATCCCGCGCTGTCCAGCAAGACATTCGAGTGGGACACCGCGTGCCCGGCGGATCAGTGGCGGCACTCCCACAACTACATGCACCACACCTACACCAACATCGTCGACATGGACCGTGACATCGGATACGGCATCCTGCGGATGAGCCCCGATCAGAAGTGGAGCCCGTACTACCTGGGCAATCCGGTCTACGCGTTCCTGCTGATGGTGCTGTTCCAGTACGGTGTCGCGCTCCACGAGCTGGAGACCGAACGCATCCGCGCCGGCGAGATCAGCATTGCCGACAAGCGCGAGGTGCTGCGTGAGATCTGGCATAAGACCAAGGCGCAGACCGTCAAGGACTATGTGGCGTTCCCACTGCTGGCGGGTCCGTTCGCGCCGCTGGTGTTCGCGGGCAACCTGACCGCCAACCTCACGCGCAACGTGTGGGCGTTCATGATCATCTTCTGCGGGCATTTCCCCGAAGGCACCCAGGAGTTCTCGCGCGAGCAGGCCGAGAACGAGTCTCGCGGCATGTGGTACTTCCGGCAGCTGCTCGGTTCGGCGAACCTCACGGGTGGCAAGTGGTTCCACATTCTCAGCGGCAACCTGTCGTTCCAGATCGAGCACCACCTGTTCCCGGACATCCCTGCGCACCGCCACGCCGAGATCTCGGCAGAGGTCCGTGAGATCTGCGAACGTTACGGCCTGCCCTACAACAGCGGCCCGCTGGTCAAGCAGTTCGGCACCGTGGTCCGTAAGATCGTGCGGCTGGCGTTCCCGTGGGGCAGCAAGCCCGAGAACCCTGAACCGGCTGGGAAACCGGCTGAGACGCCGGCCGAGCCGGTGTCCGATACCGAGCCGGAAGCCGAACTGGCACTGGCACACTGA
- a CDS encoding class I SAM-dependent methyltransferase, translating into MTSRTWTATLDRLTILPRGEQFAALTELRARLRRIDTEAWNTTFGPDSLYNAWTQLPFVDAIYGHNREAISAVLHGRSDWHVVEIGGGNGALWHGLLDSLPSGTFTLIDPNPDAHQAVRQRLPGNVDFHSVVAPVASAAAPPADVVVCSLTLHHHAGENAAQREAFGMTGDGKLEILRRVVAALRSRSGIGILNEADCYNDIALSPGDETLVDHFLDVYVRRAARAVAHAIDSAPTDSALTEAWEAILRHWCIEQVDYAFRSREERDVYELDVVSWVRLLGEAGAADITHRYTDPWNLFVQYLFR; encoded by the coding sequence ATGACATCGCGCACGTGGACCGCCACGCTCGACAGGTTGACCATCCTGCCCCGCGGGGAGCAGTTCGCTGCGCTGACCGAACTGCGCGCGCGTCTGCGACGAATCGACACCGAGGCGTGGAACACCACGTTCGGGCCTGACAGTCTCTACAACGCGTGGACGCAATTACCGTTCGTCGACGCGATATACGGCCACAACCGCGAGGCGATCAGCGCGGTACTGCACGGGCGTAGCGACTGGCACGTGGTGGAGATCGGGGGTGGCAACGGTGCCCTGTGGCACGGACTTCTCGATTCGCTTCCCTCGGGGACGTTCACACTCATCGATCCGAACCCGGACGCACACCAGGCCGTGCGGCAGCGGCTTCCCGGGAACGTGGACTTCCACTCCGTGGTGGCTCCCGTGGCATCGGCCGCTGCGCCGCCGGCCGACGTCGTCGTCTGCAGCCTGACACTACATCACCACGCCGGCGAGAACGCCGCGCAGCGCGAGGCGTTCGGGATGACCGGTGACGGCAAGCTGGAGATCCTGCGACGGGTTGTCGCGGCGTTGCGGTCCCGATCCGGCATCGGGATCCTCAACGAGGCCGACTGCTACAACGACATCGCCCTGTCCCCCGGTGACGAAACGCTCGTCGATCATTTCCTCGACGTCTACGTGCGGCGGGCCGCACGCGCGGTGGCCCACGCGATCGACTCGGCGCCCACGGATTCCGCGCTCACCGAGGCATGGGAGGCGATCCTGCGCCACTGGTGCATCGAGCAGGTCGACTACGCCTTCCGGTCCCGCGAGGAACGTGACGTGTACGAACTCGACGTCGTCAGTTGGGTTCGGCTACTGGGCGAGGCCGGCGCGGCCGACATCACCCACCGCTACACCGACCCATGGAATCTGTTCGTGCAGTACCTGTTTCGCTGA
- a CDS encoding ferredoxin reductase, whose amino-acid sequence MFTQTTAAGFGRRLLAGSRMARLADLLTGPHGVDRYTELVEPTWSRHDARARVVAVRRQTPRSVTLTLEPNGAFTGFRAGQHINLSVEINGRRRTRCYSPASAEGADAIELTIGRHDGGLVSTYLCDHAYAGMVLGLDSVGGDFVLPDTPPERILFVSGGSGITPVLSMLRTLRAQAFTGEVGFLHYARSADEACYRDELDGIRAAMPHLRVLHGYTRDAHGTDLVGRFGPDHLAAALPGNRPDAVYVCGPKDLVAAVEEHCDNVRSECFVPPTFSASASGGTVTFTDSAVAVTDDGQPLLTQAEAAGLTPLSGCRMGICHSCTRTKTRGAVRNLITGAVSGTDNEDIQICVTAPVGDVDIDL is encoded by the coding sequence ATGTTCACTCAAACGACCGCCGCCGGATTCGGCCGGCGGTTGCTGGCCGGATCCCGCATGGCGAGGCTGGCCGATCTGTTGACGGGCCCGCACGGTGTGGATCGCTACACCGAGCTGGTCGAGCCCACCTGGTCGCGCCACGACGCGCGCGCCAGGGTGGTCGCGGTGCGGCGGCAGACGCCGCGCAGTGTCACCCTCACGCTGGAACCCAACGGCGCGTTCACCGGTTTTCGGGCCGGTCAGCACATCAACCTGTCTGTCGAGATCAACGGCAGGCGACGCACGCGGTGCTACTCACCGGCCAGCGCCGAGGGCGCCGACGCGATCGAGCTCACCATCGGCCGCCATGACGGCGGTCTGGTGTCGACCTACCTGTGTGATCACGCCTACGCCGGCATGGTGCTGGGGCTCGACTCGGTCGGCGGCGATTTCGTCCTGCCGGACACGCCGCCGGAGCGGATCCTGTTCGTCTCGGGCGGCAGCGGCATCACCCCGGTGCTGTCGATGCTGCGCACGCTGCGTGCACAGGCGTTCACCGGAGAGGTCGGCTTCCTGCACTATGCGCGCAGTGCCGACGAGGCGTGCTACCGCGACGAGCTCGACGGCATCCGCGCGGCCATGCCGCACCTGCGGGTGCTGCACGGGTACACCCGCGACGCGCACGGCACCGACCTGGTCGGGCGATTCGGCCCCGACCACCTGGCCGCCGCGCTGCCGGGGAATCGTCCCGACGCCGTGTACGTCTGCGGCCCAAAGGATCTGGTCGCCGCGGTGGAAGAGCACTGCGACAATGTGCGATCCGAGTGCTTCGTGCCGCCGACGTTCTCGGCATCGGCGTCCGGCGGCACCGTGACCTTCACCGACAGCGCCGTCGCGGTGACCGACGACGGACAACCACTGCTCACGCAGGCCGAGGCGGCCGGGCTGACCCCGCTGAGCGGATGCCGCATGGGCATCTGCCACAGCTGCACGCGGACCAAAACCCGTGGCGCCGTGCGCAACCTGATCACCGGTGCGGTTTCCGGCACCGACAACGAAGACATCCAGATCTGCGTCACCGCACCCGTCGGTGACGTCGACATCGACCTGTGA
- a CDS encoding TetR family transcriptional regulator: MNRRTPSTRTRRSETSRSRDTLTREERKEATRRALIAAALKLLKDHSFSALSLREVTREAGIVPAAFYRHFDSMDALGLVLIDESFRSLRDMLRGARAGKLDPHHVIESSAEILVGSFNERREHWRFIARERSGGASALRYAIRTEIRLITSELAIDLARFPALKDWSSEDLNILANLFVNAMISLAEALEDATDAESIEAIHRTAVKQMRMIAVGVNGWRSTD, translated from the coding sequence GTGAACAGACGTACACCGAGTACCCGAACACGACGATCCGAAACGTCGCGGTCGCGTGACACCCTGACCCGCGAGGAGCGCAAAGAGGCCACCCGCCGGGCGTTGATCGCCGCTGCGCTCAAGCTGCTCAAGGACCACAGCTTCAGTGCATTGAGCCTGCGTGAGGTCACCCGCGAGGCGGGTATCGTCCCAGCCGCCTTCTACCGCCACTTCGACTCGATGGACGCACTGGGCCTGGTACTCATCGACGAGTCGTTCCGCTCGCTGCGCGACATGCTGCGCGGTGCGCGCGCGGGAAAACTCGACCCGCACCATGTCATCGAGTCGTCGGCCGAGATCCTGGTCGGCAGCTTCAACGAGCGTCGTGAGCACTGGCGGTTCATCGCCCGCGAGCGGTCCGGTGGGGCCTCGGCGCTGCGCTATGCCATCCGCACCGAGATCCGCCTGATCACCTCCGAACTCGCGATCGACCTGGCCCGGTTCCCCGCGCTGAAGGACTGGAGCAGCGAGGATCTCAACATCCTGGCCAACCTGTTCGTCAACGCGATGATCTCGCTGGCCGAGGCGCTCGAGGACGCCACCGACGCGGAGTCCATCGAGGCCATCCACCGCACGGCCGTCAAACAGATGCGCATGATCGCCGTCGGCGTCAACGGATGGCGCAGTACCGACTGA
- a CDS encoding TetR/AcrR family transcriptional regulator produces MSEQPRGTSRRAEYAELTRRAIIDAARELFAQRGYVRTKVDDIATRARVSPATVYAVAGGKQGLLHTLVDEWTQAPEVAEAYAAINIAETADAVMELTSSAVRRMRGDWGDVMRIVLTTAQQDDTAAERLHVATERYRAAMHIVATRLCELNALKPGITVKDAVDVLWFFFGYTGFFTLLDDNGWSPEKAERWLRDTASASLLR; encoded by the coding sequence ATGAGCGAACAACCGCGCGGGACATCTCGCCGCGCCGAGTACGCAGAACTGACACGGCGAGCAATCATCGACGCCGCACGTGAACTGTTCGCACAACGTGGTTATGTACGCACCAAGGTCGACGACATCGCGACCCGCGCACGCGTCTCCCCCGCAACGGTTTACGCCGTTGCGGGAGGCAAGCAGGGACTGCTGCACACATTGGTCGACGAGTGGACCCAGGCGCCCGAGGTCGCCGAAGCGTATGCCGCCATCAACATTGCCGAGACCGCCGACGCGGTAATGGAACTCACCTCCTCCGCGGTACGGCGCATGCGTGGTGACTGGGGTGACGTCATGCGGATAGTGCTCACGACAGCGCAGCAGGACGACACCGCGGCCGAGAGACTTCACGTGGCGACCGAGCGTTACCGGGCCGCAATGCACATCGTGGCAACGCGACTCTGTGAACTCAATGCACTCAAACCTGGGATCACCGTCAAAGATGCTGTGGATGTGCTGTGGTTCTTCTTCGGGTACACCGGGTTTTTCACGCTGCTCGACGACAACGGCTGGTCACCGGAGAAGGCCGAACGCTGGCTCCGTGACACGGCTTCGGCAAGCCTGTTGCGCTGA